Genomic segment of Microbacterium sp. M28:
GACCGCGGGGCCGCCGGGGAGGGCCCTGACCCAGGCGAAGAGCAGAATGCTCAGCCCGAACAGGGTGGGAATGAGAAGCAGCAGTCGCCTGCCGATGGTGCGCAGCACGGATAGGTCTCCGGTTTCCGGGTGCGTCCGGTCCCCGTCGTGCGTCGCGCGACGGGGGCCGGACGCAGGTGATCACTCGGTCAGGACGATGTCCGTGAAGACCTCGTCGTTCACCGGGCTGGCCGGATAGCTCTCGACCCGCGGGTCGAACGCCAGGGTCGGGGCCGGGTGCGCGAGCGGAACGCCGGGGATGAACTGCGCCACATCCTCGTTGATCTCCTCGTACAGCGGCGTCTGCTCCTCGAGGTTGGAGACGCCACGGGCCTCGGCGAGCTTCTGGAACAGCTCCGGGTTGTCGAAGCCCCACTCCGAGCTCTGCTGGCCGAAGAAGACGCCGACGAAGTTGTCGGTGTCGTTGTAGTCACCGGTCCAGCCCAGCAGGTGGATGCCGTGGTCGGCGGTGCCGGTGGTGCGGTCGAGGTATTCGACCCACTCCTCGGAGACCGGGGTGGTCTCCACGCCCACCTCGGCGAGCTGCGAGGACAGGACGGTGAAGATCTGCTCGGGGTCCGGCATGTACGGACGCGAGACGTTGACCGGGTAGTTGAAGGTCAGCTTCAGCGGGTTCGCCTCGGTGTAGCCGGCCTCCTCGAGCAGCTGCTTGGCCATGTCGGGGTCGTAGTCGTACGTCGTGACGCCGTCGTTGTAGCCGTTGACCGTGTCCGGCATGAACTGGGTCGCCTTCTCGGTGCCGTCCGGCAGCACCTGCGTGATCAGGGCGTCCTTGTCGATCGCGTGGGACAGCGCCTGACGCACCTTGATGTCCTGGAGCTCGGGAATCGCCTGGTTGAACGCCAGGTACAGGATCGTGAACGGCGGACGGGACACCATGGTGAAGTCGTCCTCCTCGAGGGCCGCGGTGTCGGCGGGGCCGACCAGGTCGTAGCCGTCGATGTCGCCTGCCTCGAGCGACTGGCGCCGTGCCGTCGGGTCGTCGATCGTGCGGAAGATGATCTCCTCGATCTGACCGGGCTCGCCCCAGTAGTCCTCGAACGCGGTCAGTGTGACCTGCTCGCCGGGCGCCCACTCCTCGAACTGGAACGGGCCGGTGCCGGCCGGGTGGCCCATCGCGTACTCCGACATCTGCGGAGCCTCGGCGGAGCCGCCGACCTCGTCGGCGCCGAACTCCTGCATCGCCGTCGGGCTCTGCATGGCGAACGCCGGCAGCGACAGGGCGGGGATGAAGCCGGCGAACGGCTTGTTGAGCGTGATCGTGGCGGTCGACTCGTCATCGGCCGAGCAGGACTTGTACACGGCGTTCGCCGGGTCCGAGGCATAACCCTTGAAGAGCTTGTTGTAGTAATAGCCGAACGCCTCGCTGGCGGCGAGACCGGTCCAGTTGTACCAGCGGTCGAAGTTCGCGCACACGGCCTCGGCGTTGAAGGGAGTGCCGTCGTGGAAGGTGACGCCCTCCTTGAGGGTGAAGGTGTGCGACATGCCGTCCTCGGCGGATTCCCACGACTCCGCGAGCAGCGGGGCGGGGTCGGCCGTGCCCGGCTCGGTGCCGACGAGGCCCTCGAAGATCTGCCGGGAGACGCGGAACGTCTCGCCGTCCTGCGCGAAGGCGGGGTCGAGGCTGGCCGGGTCGGAGGAGGCCGCGAAGATGAAGGTCGAGTCGACCTCGGCGGATCCTTCGCCGGTGTCGTCGCCGCGTTCGCTGGCCACGCAGCCCGCGAGCAGCAGTGCCGCGACTGCCGTGCCGGTGACGGCGAGGATTCCCCGCCGTCGCAGAGGTGTCTGATGCATGGGTGATGCCTTCCCTGTATAGCGCTTCGTTGCGCGCACCGGGAGCGTCGTCGCTCCCGGATACGGTGATCCTTCGACGCTACCCAGCCCGCACGAGGAATCCAATCCCACACGCGTTGCGATCGGGTATCGGCTGTGTAACAGGTGCAACACGCGCCCCGGGGCGCGCCCGCGGGTATGTTCGAGCCATGCGGATCCTCCTCACCGGCGCATCAGGCCTGATCGGCTCGGCCACGGTCGACCTCGCCCGTGGTGCACATGACGTGCGCACGCTCGTGAGGCGCGATCCGGTCGATGCGACCGAGTACCGCTGGGATCCGGCATCCGGCTCGGCTCCGGCAGAGCCGATCGCCTGGGCGGATGCCGTGGTCAGCCTCTCCGGCGCGAGCCTGTCCCACCTGCCCTGGTCCCGCCGTTACCGTGCGGAGATCCTGGACAGCAGGGTCGACGTGACCGCGGCCGTCGCGCACGCGATCGCGGAGTCGGAACGTCCGCCGGCGGCCTGGGTGTCGGCGTCCGCCGTGGGGGTCTACGGCGATCGCCCCGGCGAGGAGCTCACCGAGGATGCCGATCGTGGACAGGGATTTCTCGCCGATGTCGTCTTCGCCTGGGAGGCCGCCACGCTCGCCGCTGCGTCGCGGACACGTATCGTCCACGCCCGCACCGGCCTGGTGCTGGCCCGCGGCGGCGCGCTCGCGCCGCTCCTGCTGGCCACGCGCGTCGGCCTGGGTTCGACGGTCGGGAACGGCACCCAGCACTGGCCGTGGATCGCTCTCGAGGATGAAGTCCGCGCACTGCTGCATCTGGCCACGGCATCGGATCTGTCCGGTCCGGTCAACCTGGTCGCACCGAGTCCCGCGACGTCGCGGGAGGTCACCACGGCGCTGGCCCGCGCTCTGCACCGGCCGCACGCCTTCCGGTTGCCGGCGTTCGCTCTGCGCGCCGGGATGGGCCTCGCGGCGGAAGAACTGCTGCTGGCCGACCAGCACGCGGTGCCGCGGCGGCTCCTCGAGGACGGATTCCGGTTCCGTCGGGCGACTCTGGATGACGCGATCGCCGCTGCCGTCGCGGGGTGACCGCTTTCCGCTCGCCCAGCGAACGGAGCTGGCGCCCGCTCAGCGGACGCGAGGGGTGCGCTCGACGAACCGGGGAGAACCGGTCAGGTCAGCGGGTGAGGAGGTCTCGCACGACCTCGGCGGAGATGCGACTCGCGGCACTCGCGTCGATGACCGGCAGCGCAAGATCGCCGCGAACGGGCAGTCCCACGTTGACGACGATCGCTTCGGCATCCAGCGCGGCTGCGCGTTCGATGAGCGCGCGCTGGGCCGGCTCGACCTCCGGTCGGTCCACGAGCAGCACGAGGCGCCCTGCATCGGCTGTGGCGGCCTCGAGTGCGGCATCCCGCTCGGCATCCGACGCCCGTTCGACGTCCAGCCGCACCCGGAATCCGTTTCCTGCGAGCGCCGCGGCCACGTAGCCGGCCGCGCTGTCGACGGCGAGGGTCGACCGCCGCCGCGCATCGACGACCGCGAGAGCGGATGCCGAGGCGCCCCGATCTCCGACCACTCGCAGCGCGCGGCGCACGATTCCGGCCGCGTCATACGCGTCGCCGGTGTCCGGCGTCGCGGCCCTGAGCTTCGCGGACAGCGCGAGGATGCGGTCCCTGGCCTGTTCGACGCGCTCGCGCGGCAGCGACCCGTCGCGCAGCGCCGCGACGATGGCCTCGCGCGTCGTGAAGAAGTCGCGTTCGTCCTGGTCAGGCAGAGCCGCAGCCCCGGGGTTCGTCGGATTGCCGATGCAGAGCAGGTCGGCGCCGGCGGCGAGCGCCTGCACCGCTCCCCCGCCGAGCCCGACGCTCTCGCGCACGGCTGCCATGTCGAGGGCATCCGTGATGATGACGCCGTCGAAGCCGAGCGCGCGGAGCTTTCCGAGCACGAGGGGGTTCAGCGTCGCGGGCTTCTCGCCCCAGGCCGGAACCACGATGTGCGCGGTCATGACCGTGTCCACACCGGCCGCGATCGCGGCACGGAAGGGCTCGAGGTGCACGTCCTCGATCACGGACGTGTCGAGCGTGATCTCGGGCAACGCGTGGTGCGAGTCCAGGTGCGTGTCGCCGTGGCCCGGGAAGTGCTTGACGCACGCCGCAGCACCGCCGGACTGGATGCCGTCGACCGTCGCGGCGACATGGCGGGCCACGAGCTGCGCGTCATCGCCGAACGCACGCACACCGATCACCGGGTTGCGCGGGTCGGTGTTGACGTCCGCGACCGGACCGAGGACGACGTCGACGCCGGCGGCGCGTGCACGCCTGGCCAGCTCGGCGCCGGTCGCCCGGCTCGCGGTGACGTCGTCGACGCGACCGAGCTGCGCGGCACCGGGAAGGGTCGACCCCGTCGCGGACTCGAGGCGGGTGACGCTGCCGCCCTCCTCGTCGATCCCGATGAGGGCATCAGGCGCCGCGGCACGAAGCGCCGCGCTGAGCTCCGGGAGCCGCTCGGACATGTTCTGCCCGAAGTACACCACGCCGGCGAGGCCGTCGCGGAGTTCGGCGAGCAGCCACTCCGGCGCCTCAGTGCCGAGGAAGCCGGGCCACAGGACGGAGTTCGCGAGGCGGGTGAGCTCGTCGCTCATCCCTTCACGGCTCCCGACACGAGGCCGGCGGACAGACGGCGCTGGACGATGACGAAGAAGATCATGACCGGGATCGTGATGATCGTCGAGGCGGCCATGATGCTGCCCCAGTCATTCGAGTGCAGGCCGAAGAAGGACTTCAGACCGATCGCGACCGTGTACTGGTCGGTCGCGCCGCCCAGCATCGTCATGGCGAAGATGAACTCGTTCCACGCCGTGATGAAGCTGAACACGCTCGTGGCGACCAGGCCCGGCATCACCAGCGGCAGCAGCACGGAGCGGAACATCCGCCACCAGCTGGCACCGTCGATGTAGGCGGCCTCCTCCAGCTCGATCGGCACCGCGGCGACGAAGCCGCGCAGCATCCAGATGCCGAAGGCGAGCGAAAGCGCGATGTAGACGATGACCAGACCCAGCAGTGTGTTGAGCAGACCGAAGCTCTTGACCTGCAGGAACAGCGGGATCACGAGTGCCTCGAGCGGCACCATCTGCACGACGAGGATCATCATCAGGATCGTGGTGCGGAACTTGAAGCGGAACCGCGCCACGGCGACGGCCGCGAGCAGGCAGACCAGTGCGCTGACGAGCACGGTCGCGATCGCGACGATCGCCGAGTTGCGCAGGTACACGGCGAAACCGCCGTCGGTGAGGACGTAGGCGAAGTTGTCCCACGTGAACTCCTGCGGCAGGAACGACTGCCCACCACTGGACGCCTTCGCGTCGAACGCGCTGGAGATCATCCAGTACACGGGGAACAGCGTGAAGATCAGGATGGCGGCGACGGCGACGCCGATGCCGATGCGGGAGAGGACGGACGGACGGGTGCTCACAGTTCGTCCTCCTTCATGAGCGAGCGGATGTACACGATCGTGATGCCGATCAGCACGAGGGTCAGCAGCACGGCCAGCGCCGCACCGAAGCCGTAGCGGTTCTGACCGAACGACTCGACGTACGACCACACACCGAGGTTCAGCACCGTGCGGTTCGATCCGGATCCGCCGGGCATCAGATACACCTGCGCGAAGACCTTGAAGTCCCAGATCGTGGACAGGATGATCACGACCGAGAAGACCGGACGCAGCGTCGGGAAGATGATCTGCCAGAAGCGACGCCACGCGCCTGCGCCGTCGAGAGCGGCGGCCTCGAGCATCTCCTTCGAGACGCCGAGGAGCCCTGCCAGCACCGTGACGGCGACGAACGGGAAGCCGTGGTGCACGACGTTCAGCAGCACGATGGCGTAGAACGACCACTGGTTCGTGAACCAGTTGACCGGACCGTCGATGAGGCCCAGCTCCAGCAGCATGGCGTTGAAGATGCCCTTGTCGGCATCGAAGATGAAGGTCCAGACGTACGTGCCCGTGACCGCGGGCATGGCCCACGCGATCATGATGCAGCTGGAGACGATGGTGCGCCAGAGGGTGCCGAGGCGGGCCAGCAGCAGCGCGACGAGCGTGCCGAGGGCGACGGTGGTGAACACGGCGACGGCGGCGAAGCCGACGGTGTTCGGCAGCACGACGCTCCACAGCGTGGAGTTCGTCAGCGCCTCGATGTAGTTCTCGAACCCGATGAAGTTGGGCTCACCGGTGTTGATCTCGCGAAGCCCGTAGTCCTGCAGCGAGTACAGGAACACCTGCACCAGCGGCCACAGCATGAGGCCCGCCAGGATGATCAGCCCTGGGGCCAGCAGCACCCACGGTCGCGCCTTGGCCCATGTGAGGACCCGGCTCTTTCGGCCGCCGGCCACGGAGGCGGGGGTGTTCCCCGCCTCCGTGGTGGTCGGCACTGGTGCTTGCACCATCGACATGAAGGAATACGTCCTTAGTTGTTGTTACTGGTTGAGCAGCTCGGTCATCTCGGCCGCGGCATCCTTCGCCGCGGTCTCGACGTCCTTCTGTCCGCTGAGGATCGACTGCATCATGGCGTTCGTCGTCTTCTTCGCCTGGACGGCGCCGAAGTTCGGCGTGACGGGCACGGATGCGCCGCCTTCCACCATCTGCTCGGCGAACGGAGCCACGAGCGGGTCGGTCGAGGCGAGAGCCTCCTCCATCGCGGACTGGACGCCCGGGAAGTAGCCCGTCTCGTTCGCCCACTGCTCGGCGAAGTCGCCGGTGGTCATGAGCTCGACGAGCTTCCACGCCAGGTCGGCGTTCTCGGTGGTGTTGAACACCGACAGGTGCGATCCACCGAGGACGGACGGGGCGATGCCGCCGTCCTTTCCGGGGATGACCGCTGCGCCGAGCTTGCCCTCGAGGTCGGGGTTGGCCTCGAGGATGGCGTTCGGCGTCCAGGAGCCCGAGAGCATCATGGCGACGTTGCCGGCGACGAACGCGTCACGCAGGTCCGTCTCCTTCCACGTCGTGGCGCCGGCCGACGAGAAGCCGTGCTTGGTGGCCAGATCCGTGTAGAACTGGATGCCCTCCTGCGACTCGGCGCTGTCCATCTCGCTGGTCCAGGTGTCGCCGTCGAGCGTGGCGATCTCGCCGCCTGCACCCCAGACCCAGGGGTAGACCTGGAACTCGGCGTCACCGGGAACCGGGAACGGCATGATCTCGGGGTGCGCGGCCTTGATGGCCTCGCCAGCGGCGATGATGTCGTCCCAGGTCTTCGGAGCCTCGAGTCCGAGCTCCTCGAAGATGTCGGCGCGGTAGATGATCGAGCGGACGCCGGCGTACCAGGGCATGCCGTACAGCTCGTCGTCGTAGGTGCCCGCGACCTCGAGGCCTTCGACGAGGTCGTCGCGCAGGCCGTCCTCGGCGTCGACGTACTCGTCGATCGGCAGCAGGGCGCCGGCGTCGGCGAACTCGGCCGTCCAGGTGGTGCCGGTCTCCGCGATGTCGGGGGTCGTGCCACCGGCGATCGAGGTCACGAAACGGTCGTGCGCGTCAGCCCACTGGACCTCTTCGAACTCGACCTTCGCGCCGGTCTCCTCCTTGAACTCCGCGGCGACCTCGTCGAGGAAGGCGGTGGAGTCCGGGTTGGTGCCCTGCATGATCCAGACGGTGAGGGTCTTGCCCTCGCCATTGGCGCTGTCGCCGCCGTTGCCGCCGCTGTCGCCGGCGCAGGCCGCCAGGCCCAGCGTCGCCGTGACGCCGAGCGCCACGAGGGGAAGAATGCGCTTCTTCATCGGTGAAATCTCCTCATTGAAAACAGCCTCGCCACGCTGGGATGCATGTCGATCAGGAAAAAGTATTCACGACTAACAAACTACCTGCAACTTCTGAACACGATCGTCATCGAGCCGTAACACGTACGCTGGGGACCATGGGACGGTCGCGCGCACGGGATGTCGAGCATCCGAGGGCGACCCTCGATCACGGCGGAATCGCGACCATCGAGCCCAGCGAGTTCACCAGCGGTTTCGAACTGGTGGTCGACGGGACGCCGCAGTCGCACGTGGATCTGGACGACCCGACCCACCTGCATTTCGAGTACGTCGTCCGGATGGGCGCGGTGATCGACCAGCTGCCCGGTTCGGCTCTGACGGCGGTGCATCTGGGCGCGGGGGCCCTGACGATCCCGCGCTATATCGAGGCGACACGGCCGGGTTCCCGCCAGCAGGTGATCGAACTCGAGGCTCCGCTCGCGGCTCTGGTGCGCGAACATCTCCCCCTTCCCCGAGGCGCGTCGATCCGGATCCGCATCGGCGACGCGCGCGACGGTGCGACGCGCCTGCCGCCCGCCATGACGGGATCCTGCGATCTCGTCGTCTCCGACGTGTACTCCGGCGCGCAGACCCCCGCGCACCTGACGAGCGTGGAGTTCTATCGGGAGCTGTCGACCCTGCTGGCCCCGACCGGGGTCCTCCTCGTGAACGTGGCGGACGGACCGGGACTCGCCTTCGCCCGGAGGCAGGTCGCGACCATCTCGGCCGTCCTCCCGGAGGTGGCCGTCCTCGCCGACACGCAAGTGCTCAAGGGGCGCCGGTTCGGCAATCTGGTGATCGCGGCATCCGCCTCGCCTCTTCCGACCGAATGGCTGCCCCGGATGCTGGCCGCCGGTCCGCACCCGGCCAAGATCGCGCAGGGCGCAGAGGTGACCGCCTTCGCCCAGGGAGCGCGGATCGTCACGGATGCCGATGCGACGGCATCCCCGAAGCCGGACGCATCGATCTTCCTGCGCTGACGCCGCTCGATCCGACACCGATCTGGGCATCCGGGGCGTGCCGCCCTGCGAGCGCGCGCACCGGCGGGCAGACTGGATGGTGGCGCTGCGGAAGGGAGAGCACATGAGTTACATCCGGGGTTATGACTCCGACACCCTTCGGGAACTGGTCGATGAGACCGAGTGCGCACGGCGGCTCGCGGAGATCGAATCGCAGCGGAGTCTGCCGGCGATGCTGGAGCGGGTCTGGCTGCTGAAGGTCCTCGATCGGTTGGACGAGGCGCTGACGCTGGCGGACGAGGCCGTCCGACAGGCACGGATGGCCGGCACCCGCAAGGACGTGCTTCGAGCCCGAGTGCTGCACGCCACGATCCTGCAGTACCGCGGAGCCCACGCCGCCGCCGATCAGGAGCTCGCGACCTGCGCCGATGAGGCCGAGGGCCAGCGGTGGGCGTCGATCGCGGCGTTCGCGCATCAGCATCGAGGCAAAAACGCTCTCGACTCCGGCGATTTCGAACAGGCCAAGGAGAGCTTCAAACAGTCGCTGTTCCTCCGTCGCGAGACCGGCGCGCAGGACAAGGACCTCGAGACCGTCCTGCTGGCGATCGAGACCGTCGAGCGACGCCGCGTGGAGTCTCCGGTCGCGATCTGACGCGTTGCGACGGCGCCGATGTCGGCGCGGATGTCGGCGCGGTGATCTAGCCTGATCGTATGGCCGAATTGGACCGTGTGCGCATCTGGGGCGAGGCGCTCATCCGAATGCATCTCGACGAGAGCTGGACGTTCGGATTCGACAACGCCAAGCGTCGAGCCGGACAGTGCGACTACCGCACCAAGCGCATCTCCGTGTCGCGGTACCTCGCGGCCCGATTCGACGATGACGAGGTCCACCAGGTGCTGCTGCACGAGGTCGCGCACGCCCTCGCGGGTCATCAGGCCGGCCACGGCGCGGCCTGGCAGCGCGTCGCCCGAGAACTGGGCTACGTCGGCGGCACGACGCACCACGGCGAGACGGCGACCGAACTGGCGCCGTGGGTCGGGCGCTGTCCCGCAGGGCACGTGACCTACCGGCACCGGCGCCCGTCGCGCGCCACCAGCTGCGCGAAGTGCTCCCGCAGTTACGACGCGCGATTCCAGTTCGAGTGGACGCGCCGCGAGATCACCGCCGCGACGAAGCTGGCCGCGCAGACGCCGCGCTGACCCGGTTCAGTCGAACGCGACGAACCGGTCGCCACGCAGCACCGGGACGACGTCGACGGCATCCAGCTCGGCGGCGGCGGCCGTCGTCGCCGGGGAGATCCCGGATGCCGCCATGCGCGCGGTCGAGGCGACGCCGTCCACGAGCTCGCGTCCGGAGCCGGATGCCGAGAGCAGGTGGCGCAGTGCGCCGCGGAGTCCGCGTGCCGATTCGGCGGCGACGGCCGCTTCGGGGGATGTGTGATCGATGCCGAGGTCACCGAGCGCCGCGATGATGGCTCCGGCGCCGAGCTGGTCCTCGATCGCGAACCGCAGGCCGCCGTCCGGCGTCAGCTCTCCGGCTGCGATCACAGCGACGGAGGTCCGCTGCTGACGCTGCTCCTGGATCGCCATGACCGCTCGCGCGACGGCCGAGGCGTTGCGCAGACCTCCGATCAGCACCGTCGCGGCTTCCGATGCGGCTGCGGCCACGGCGGCGCCGTTCGACGACCACTCGACGGCGTCAGCGAGCTCGACGTCGACTCCCGCCGCCACGACATCCGGGAGCGTCGAGGAGAAGCGCAGCACGTCGACCACGACCACGACGTCCGCCGCTGCCAGGCGTTGCAGCCCAGCGATGCCCCACTCGAAGCGGACCTGATACACGGACTGATCGAACGGCTGCGGCATCCCTCCAGCCTATTCATGCCGCGAGACTTGCCTTGCGAGGCGAGACAGACCTGGGCAGGCCAAGCCTCACCCCGCAGAGCAAGCTCGCGAAGGGGAACGGACGGGGTGGGCGGTCAGTCGACGGCCAGAGCCTCGACCGGCGCGACTCTCGTGGCGAGGCGGGTGGGCGTCGCCGCGGCGACCAGCGTGAGCACGGCGGTGGCGACGACGATCACGACCAGAGGGATCCACGGCACAGCGGGGGCGACCAGACCGGCGGTTCCGAAGTCCGGGGGCATCCGCACCGAGGCGAGCAGCGACTGCGCGGCGATCCAGCCGTACAGCACACCGAGCACGAGCCCGGTCAGCGTTGCGGTGATGGTGATGTGCGCCGCCTCCAGCAGGATCATGCGTCGCACCTGTTTGTTGGACAGCCCGATCGCCCGCAGCAGCCCGAGTTCGCGTCGGCGCTGCACGACGCCGATGGTCAGCAGGTTCACCAGTCCGACGGCGGCGATCACCGCCGAGATGCCGACCAGCACCATCATGACGGCGGCGAAGCTGTCCATGATGATCGAGAACTGCTCGTCCAGCTCTCCCCCGGCGGCCTTGATCAGCAGCGCCTTCACCGATTCCAACGCCACCGCGAACATCGTCACGAGCGTCACGCCCATCACGACGCCGATCGCCATGCGGCTGGAACGCTCCGGGTATCGCAGCGCGTTCTCGGCCGCGAGCCGGGCGGTCGCCGACGTGCCGAACAACCGACCGACCGCCCGCAGCACCGGCGGCATGAAGAGCACGGCCCCGAGCGAAAGCCCGGTGAACGAGAGCAGTCCGCCGAAGAACGCGATGACCACGCCGAGCGGGGTCACCAGGCCCACCATGATGCCGAAGACCAGCAGTGCGGCTCCGACGATGAGGAGGATCAGGGCGCCGACGTGCCGGGCCGGACGCCCTGCGGCATCCTCATGGGTCCGCTCGACCGCGCCGCCGATCGCCTGCAGCGGCGTCACGGAGAGCACGCGACGGGATCCGGCCCAGGCCGCGACCCAGGTCGTGAGCGCGACGCCGACGGCCGGCACGACGATCGCGTACTGGGCGAGCGAGAACTCAGGCAGAGCCCCGAGCAGACGGTCGGCGAGGACGAGGCCGAGCACGGAGACGAGCATTCCCGCGGCGAGGCCGAGCACGGCGCCGATGAGTCCGACCACGAGGCCCTGCCTGGCGACCTCCGCGCGCTGCGAGCGCGCCGTGGCCCCGATCAGCCGCATGAGCGCGATCCGCCGTGTGCGGCCGGCGATGATGGTCGAGAAGGTGTTCGCGGTCACGATCGCGGCGACGTACAGCGCGACGCCGATCAGCAGGACCGTGAGGATCGCGACGACGACGGCGAGCGTCCCGCTGTCGCCGATGTACGGGTCGGCCTTCAGCATCGTGCCGATGTAGGCGGTCGCTTCGACCAGCACGACTCCGAACGCCGAGGCGAGGCCGGCGACCAGGATGCTGGCCCCCATCCCCCGATCGCGCAGCCACGCGAGACGGGGGCCTGTCCGCGCGGTGTCGGCGATCGCCATCGCGGCGCTCATGCGGCCACCTCGGCGGCCAGCATGTAGGCCGCGATCTGCTCGGCGCTCTGACGGGGGTGGTCGGCGACGATGCGTCCGTCGCCGAGGTACAGCACGCGGTCGGCATGGCTGGCGGCGATCGCGTCATGCGTGACCATCGCGATGGACTGTCCGTGCTCGCGGCT
This window contains:
- a CDS encoding 2-phosphosulfolactate phosphatase: MPQPFDQSVYQVRFEWGIAGLQRLAAADVVVVVDVLRFSSTLPDVVAAGVDVELADAVEWSSNGAAVAAAASEAATVLIGGLRNASAVARAVMAIQEQRQQRTSVAVIAAGELTPDGGLRFAIEDQLGAGAIIAALGDLGIDHTSPEAAVAAESARGLRGALRHLLSASGSGRELVDGVASTARMAASGISPATTAAAAELDAVDVVPVLRGDRFVAFD
- a CDS encoding glycoside hydrolase family 3 protein — encoded protein: MSDELTRLANSVLWPGFLGTEAPEWLLAELRDGLAGVVYFGQNMSERLPELSAALRAAAPDALIGIDEEGGSVTRLESATGSTLPGAAQLGRVDDVTASRATGAELARRARAAGVDVVLGPVADVNTDPRNPVIGVRAFGDDAQLVARHVAATVDGIQSGGAAACVKHFPGHGDTHLDSHHALPEITLDTSVIEDVHLEPFRAAIAAGVDTVMTAHIVVPAWGEKPATLNPLVLGKLRALGFDGVIITDALDMAAVRESVGLGGGAVQALAAGADLLCIGNPTNPGAAALPDQDERDFFTTREAIVAALRDGSLPRERVEQARDRILALSAKLRAATPDTGDAYDAAGIVRRALRVVGDRGASASALAVVDARRRSTLAVDSAAGYVAAALAGNGFRVRLDVERASDAERDAALEAATADAGRLVLLVDRPEVEPAQRALIERAAALDAEAIVVNVGLPVRGDLALPVIDASAASRISAEVVRDLLTR
- a CDS encoding carbohydrate ABC transporter permease; translated protein: MSMVQAPVPTTTEAGNTPASVAGGRKSRVLTWAKARPWVLLAPGLIILAGLMLWPLVQVFLYSLQDYGLREINTGEPNFIGFENYIEALTNSTLWSVVLPNTVGFAAVAVFTTVALGTLVALLLARLGTLWRTIVSSCIMIAWAMPAVTGTYVWTFIFDADKGIFNAMLLELGLIDGPVNWFTNQWSFYAIVLLNVVHHGFPFVAVTVLAGLLGVSKEMLEAAALDGAGAWRRFWQIIFPTLRPVFSVVIILSTIWDFKVFAQVYLMPGGSGSNRTVLNLGVWSYVESFGQNRYGFGAALAVLLTLVLIGITIVYIRSLMKEDEL
- a CDS encoding spermidine synthase; amino-acid sequence: MGRSRARDVEHPRATLDHGGIATIEPSEFTSGFELVVDGTPQSHVDLDDPTHLHFEYVVRMGAVIDQLPGSALTAVHLGAGALTIPRYIEATRPGSRQQVIELEAPLAALVREHLPLPRGASIRIRIGDARDGATRLPPAMTGSCDLVVSDVYSGAQTPAHLTSVEFYRELSTLLAPTGVLLVNVADGPGLAFARRQVATISAVLPEVAVLADTQVLKGRRFGNLVIAASASPLPTEWLPRMLAAGPHPAKIAQGAEVTAFAQGARIVTDADATASPKPDASIFLR
- a CDS encoding ABC transporter substrate-binding protein, yielding MHQTPLRRRGILAVTGTAVAALLLAGCVASERGDDTGEGSAEVDSTFIFAASSDPASLDPAFAQDGETFRVSRQIFEGLVGTEPGTADPAPLLAESWESAEDGMSHTFTLKEGVTFHDGTPFNAEAVCANFDRWYNWTGLAASEAFGYYYNKLFKGYASDPANAVYKSCSADDESTATITLNKPFAGFIPALSLPAFAMQSPTAMQEFGADEVGGSAEAPQMSEYAMGHPAGTGPFQFEEWAPGEQVTLTAFEDYWGEPGQIEEIIFRTIDDPTARRQSLEAGDIDGYDLVGPADTAALEEDDFTMVSRPPFTILYLAFNQAIPELQDIKVRQALSHAIDKDALITQVLPDGTEKATQFMPDTVNGYNDGVTTYDYDPDMAKQLLEEAGYTEANPLKLTFNYPVNVSRPYMPDPEQIFTVLSSQLAEVGVETTPVSEEWVEYLDRTTGTADHGIHLLGWTGDYNDTDNFVGVFFGQQSSEWGFDNPELFQKLAEARGVSNLEEQTPLYEEINEDVAQFIPGVPLAHPAPTLAFDPRVESYPASPVNDEVFTDIVLTE
- a CDS encoding carbohydrate ABC transporter permease — protein: MSTRPSVLSRIGIGVAVAAILIFTLFPVYWMISSAFDAKASSGGQSFLPQEFTWDNFAYVLTDGGFAVYLRNSAIVAIATVLVSALVCLLAAVAVARFRFKFRTTILMMILVVQMVPLEALVIPLFLQVKSFGLLNTLLGLVIVYIALSLAFGIWMLRGFVAAVPIELEEAAYIDGASWWRMFRSVLLPLVMPGLVATSVFSFITAWNEFIFAMTMLGGATDQYTVAIGLKSFFGLHSNDWGSIMAASTIITIPVMIFFVIVQRRLSAGLVSGAVKG
- a CDS encoding TIGR01777 family oxidoreductase, which translates into the protein MRILLTGASGLIGSATVDLARGAHDVRTLVRRDPVDATEYRWDPASGSAPAEPIAWADAVVSLSGASLSHLPWSRRYRAEILDSRVDVTAAVAHAIAESERPPAAWVSASAVGVYGDRPGEELTEDADRGQGFLADVVFAWEAATLAAASRTRIVHARTGLVLARGGALAPLLLATRVGLGSTVGNGTQHWPWIALEDEVRALLHLATASDLSGPVNLVAPSPATSREVTTALARALHRPHAFRLPAFALRAGMGLAAEELLLADQHAVPRRLLEDGFRFRRATLDDAIAAAVAG
- a CDS encoding sugar ABC transporter substrate-binding protein → MKKRILPLVALGVTATLGLAACAGDSGGNGGDSANGEGKTLTVWIMQGTNPDSTAFLDEVAAEFKEETGAKVEFEEVQWADAHDRFVTSIAGGTTPDIAETGTTWTAEFADAGALLPIDEYVDAEDGLRDDLVEGLEVAGTYDDELYGMPWYAGVRSIIYRADIFEELGLEAPKTWDDIIAAGEAIKAAHPEIMPFPVPGDAEFQVYPWVWGAGGEIATLDGDTWTSEMDSAESQEGIQFYTDLATKHGFSSAGATTWKETDLRDAFVAGNVAMMLSGSWTPNAILEANPDLEGKLGAAVIPGKDGGIAPSVLGGSHLSVFNTTENADLAWKLVELMTTGDFAEQWANETGYFPGVQSAMEEALASTDPLVAPFAEQMVEGGASVPVTPNFGAVQAKKTTNAMMQSILSGQKDVETAAKDAAAEMTELLNQ
- a CDS encoding SprT-like domain-containing protein is translated as MAELDRVRIWGEALIRMHLDESWTFGFDNAKRRAGQCDYRTKRISVSRYLAARFDDDEVHQVLLHEVAHALAGHQAGHGAAWQRVARELGYVGGTTHHGETATELAPWVGRCPAGHVTYRHRRPSRATSCAKCSRSYDARFQFEWTRREITAATKLAAQTPR